Proteins found in one Miscanthus floridulus cultivar M001 chromosome 4, ASM1932011v1, whole genome shotgun sequence genomic segment:
- the LOC136551872 gene encoding serine/threonine-protein kinase RIPK-like, which yields MAAGAQSWRSYLCCGVGGSAAVEDDGGSTPRRRRISPRSSSSSRMSFTSLSSSEMLSPEDLSLTLSGSNLHAFTYAELRSATAGFSRANYLGCGGFGPVYRGAVGEALRPGLPAQDVAIKYLDLEGGTQGHKEWLAEVFFLGQLRHKNLVKLIGYCYEAEHRMLVYEFMSFGSLENHLFKSVNGALPWMTRMKIAVGAAKGLAFLHDADPPVIYRDFKASNILLDSDYNTKLSDFGLAKDGPQGDETHVTTRVMGTHGYAAPEYILTGHLTAKSDVYSFGVVLLELLAGRQSVDRSRRPREQNLVDWARPYLKHPDRLYKVMDPALECQYSCRGAEVAAIVAYKCLSQNPKSRPTMREVVRALEPVLGMDDDFFPAGPFVFTISVEEDKVVGVKVEVEVEEKPQHRQSHQDRHRQKYPNSSIHAGIVLHSREGMVGGDYTATLRRQRRASSHHKERGA from the exons ATGGCCGCCGGCGCCCAGTCTTGGAGGAGTTACCTGTGCTGCGGCGTGGGCGGCAGCGCGGCGGTCGAGGACGACGGCGGCTCGACGCCGCGGCGGCGGAGGATCAGCCctcggtcgtcgtcgtcgtcgcggaTGTCGTTCACGAGCCTCAGCTCCTCGGAGATGCTCTCGCCCGAGGACCTGTCGCTCACGCTGTCCGGGTCCAACCTGCACGCCTTCACGTACGCCGAGCTGCGCTCGGCCACGGCCGGCTTCTCCCGCGCCAACTACCTCGGCTGCGGTGGGTTCGGCCCCGTTTACAGGGGCGCCGTCGGCGAGGCGCTCCGCCCGGGCCTCCCCGCGCAGGACGTCGCCATCAAGTACCTCGACCTGGAAGGCGGCACGCAGGGGCACAAGGAGTGGCTG GCTGAGGTGTTCTTCCTTGGGCAACTGAGGCACAAGAACCTGGTGAAGCTCATCGGCTACTGCTACGAGGCGGAGCACCGGATGCTGGTGTACGAGTTCATGAGCTTCGGGAGCCTCGAGAACCACCTCTTCAAAA GTGTCAACGGCGCCCTCCCATGGATGACGAGGATGAAGATCGCCGTCGGCGCGGCCAAGGGCCTAGCCTTCCTCCACGACGCCGACCCGCCGGTGATCTACCGCGACTTCAAGGCCTCCAACATCCTGCTCGACTCG GACTACAACACCAAGCTATCCGACTTTGGTCTGGCCAAGGACGGGCCGCAGGGCGACGAGACGCACGTGACGACGCGTGTCATGGGGACCCACGGGTACGCGGCGCCCGAGTACATCCTGACGGGCCACCTGACCGCCAAgagcgacgtgtacagcttcggcgtgGTGCTGCTGGAGCTGCTCGCGGGCCGGCAGTCGGTGGACCGCTCGCGGCGGCCGCGGGAGCAGAACCTGGTGGACTGGGCCAGGCCGTACCTCAAGCACCCCGACAGGCTGTACAAGGTCATGGACCCGGCCCTGGAGTGCCAGTACTCGTGCAGGGGCGCCGAGGTGGCCGCCATCGTGGCCTACAAGTGCCTCAGCCAGAACCCCAAGTCCAGGCCCACGATGCGGGAGGTGGTCAGGGCCCTGGAGCCCGTGCTCGGCATGGACGACGACTTCTTCCCCGCCGGCCCGTTCGTGTTCACCATCAGCgtggaggaggacaaggtggTGGGCGtcaaggtggaggtggaggtggaggagaagCCGCAGCACCGCCAGAGCCACCAGGACAGGCACCGTCAGAAGTACCCCAACTCGTCGATTCACGCCGGCATTGTGCTGCACAGCCGGGAAGGGATGGTCGGCGGCGACTACACCGCCACTCTCCGGCGGCAGCGGAGGGCGTCGAGCCACCACAAGGAGAGGGGGGCTTAA